A region of Streptomyces sp. NBC_01788 DNA encodes the following proteins:
- a CDS encoding Rne/Rng family ribonuclease, whose product MLEPTEPIEGSEELNTPSDTLPPRRRRRAASRPAGPPAAASSEVAAEITAPAVPAAASAELAEQVEEQETPGAEEAAEAATALVTGEESEEAAEEAAPARRTRRRASAPAGTPKATEGEAETVVPAAAVAETPATESGAVETPAGSVEVGEAAAPRRTRRRATRSVSTPVASTEAVETAAATVAEGSEAVADSAAEAPAPAARTRRRATRRASAPAGAPAMDEAAETPVVSAAPETEAEAEAVSAGSAEETAPQAVEDAAPRRTRRRATRRVSEPAAVSEAPAAQPAEVPAEVTSAAEAATTDVPAAEAAEAVEDAAPRRTRRRATRRVSEPAAQTAAEAPAAQAAAEAPAVQSAEAPRESEAPSDAAPAAEESGTRRSRRRVVRRAATGFSEPAAESTAGDGESTRRPARPAVAVFQAPVFTQPMFQTPERAAAAAAAEAADSEELPEEQAEPVEQAEHSDQGGSRRRRRRRGSGGEESETRTAVTAAESAESAESAEDEEESAESAEESAEDEDGEESGSRRRRRRGGRRRRRGESAEAGEDGEESDELAAEQAAQDAEDTAEQLDEDDEDAAGAEDSDEEDEGRQGGGGSSSSRRRRRRRRRAGDGAGEGEPSADDPERTVVKVREPRKAAEPSDEVQSIKGSTRLEAKKQRRREGREQGRRRVPIITEAEFLARREAVERVMAVRQHGDRTQIGVLEDGVLVEHYVNKEQSTSYVGNVYLGKVQNVLPSMEAAFIDIGKGRNAVLYAGEVNFEALGMANGPRRIESALKSGQSVLVQVTKDPIGHKGARLTSQVSLPGRYLVYVPEGSMTGISRKLPDTERARLKTILKKIVPEDAGVIVRTAAEGASEDELRRDVERLQAQWEDIKKKAKGGSSSAPSLLYGEPDMTVRVVRDIFNEDFSKVIVSGDEAWETIHGYVSHVAPDLAPRLQRWTSEVDVFATYRIDEQLAKALDRKVWLPSGGSLVIDRTEAMVVIDVNTGKFTGQGGNLEETVTRNNLEAAEEIVRQLRLRDLGGIIVIDFIDMVLESNRDLVLRRLLECLGRDRTKHQVAEVTSLGLVQMTRKRVGQGLLESFSETCVHCNGRGVIVHLEQASVAGGGGGSKRRKRARAGAEQPHEHEVVAVEAVAPTAEEEAEAEAEAAGPIALPALEMAPDEELYSSVAEAEAAASRGRTRRRASRRVSAPAGAPKAHADGGAPVPTAQDVTAAEEAARPVVPEPAEQAQAEPVAVEDPTVPAAAEEAAPKGRTRRRATRKVSAPAGSPAGAEASVVTVAEAAPAVSAESRDTDAPEVPAEQPEAPAESAAPARPRRRAVRKATAPTAPEDTAVVVVPSGTAEEAATESGAPAESAEQAAADSESAETAAEETVPAKKTARKVAKKATAKKAATTKAVAKKTTAKKTAAKKATAKKAAKTVKSATAAKKSASKKTAAAEQSSSPSVSASTED is encoded by the coding sequence ATGCTCGAACCGACCGAACCCATCGAGGGTTCCGAAGAACTGAACACCCCCAGCGACACCCTGCCGCCGCGTCGTCGGCGCCGTGCCGCGTCCCGCCCGGCGGGTCCGCCCGCCGCCGCGTCCTCCGAGGTCGCGGCCGAGATCACCGCTCCGGCCGTACCGGCCGCCGCGTCCGCGGAACTCGCGGAGCAGGTGGAGGAGCAGGAGACTCCCGGGGCCGAGGAGGCCGCCGAGGCCGCGACGGCCCTGGTCACTGGCGAGGAGTCGGAGGAAGCGGCCGAAGAGGCGGCGCCCGCGCGCCGTACGCGCCGTCGTGCCTCCGCGCCCGCCGGGACGCCCAAGGCCACGGAGGGCGAGGCCGAGACCGTCGTTCCGGCGGCGGCCGTCGCCGAGACGCCGGCCACCGAGTCCGGTGCCGTCGAGACGCCCGCCGGGTCAGTGGAGGTCGGCGAGGCCGCCGCTCCGCGGCGTACCCGCCGGCGTGCCACGCGCAGCGTGTCCACGCCCGTCGCGTCCACGGAAGCGGTCGAGACCGCCGCCGCCACGGTCGCCGAGGGTTCCGAGGCTGTCGCCGATTCGGCCGCGGAGGCGCCCGCCCCCGCCGCTCGTACGCGCCGCCGCGCCACCCGGCGCGCGTCCGCGCCCGCCGGTGCCCCCGCGATGGACGAGGCCGCCGAGACCCCCGTGGTGAGCGCCGCTCCCGAGACCGAGGCCGAGGCCGAGGCCGTCAGTGCCGGCTCCGCCGAGGAGACGGCGCCGCAGGCCGTCGAGGACGCGGCTCCGCGGCGTACCCGTCGGCGTGCCACGCGCCGTGTCTCCGAGCCCGCCGCCGTCAGCGAGGCCCCTGCGGCCCAGCCCGCCGAGGTTCCCGCCGAAGTCACCTCCGCCGCCGAGGCCGCCACCACCGACGTGCCCGCCGCCGAGGCCGCCGAGGCCGTCGAGGACGCGGCTCCGCGGCGTACCCGTCGGCGTGCCACGCGTCGTGTTTCCGAGCCCGCCGCTCAGACCGCCGCCGAGGCCCCCGCCGCCCAGGCCGCCGCCGAAGCCCCCGCGGTCCAGTCCGCCGAGGCCCCCCGCGAGAGCGAGGCCCCCTCCGACGCGGCCCCCGCCGCCGAGGAGTCCGGGACGCGGCGCAGCCGTCGTCGGGTCGTCCGGCGTGCCGCGACGGGGTTCTCCGAGCCCGCCGCCGAGTCCACCGCCGGTGACGGCGAGTCGACGCGCAGGCCCGCGCGGCCCGCCGTCGCCGTGTTCCAGGCGCCCGTCTTCACCCAGCCGATGTTCCAGACCCCGGAGCGTGCCGCCGCCGCGGCGGCGGCCGAGGCCGCGGACAGCGAGGAGCTCCCGGAGGAGCAGGCCGAGCCGGTCGAGCAGGCCGAGCACTCCGACCAGGGCGGCTCGCGCCGTCGCCGTCGCCGCAGGGGCTCCGGTGGTGAGGAGTCCGAGACCCGGACGGCCGTGACCGCCGCCGAGTCCGCCGAGTCCGCCGAGTCCGCCGAGGACGAGGAGGAGTCCGCCGAGTCGGCCGAGGAGTCCGCCGAGGACGAGGACGGCGAGGAGTCCGGTTCCCGCCGTCGCCGTCGCCGCGGTGGCCGCCGTCGTCGCCGGGGCGAGTCCGCCGAGGCCGGCGAGGACGGGGAGGAGAGCGACGAGCTCGCCGCCGAGCAGGCCGCACAGGACGCCGAGGACACCGCCGAGCAGCTCGACGAGGACGACGAGGACGCGGCCGGCGCCGAGGACTCGGACGAGGAGGACGAGGGCCGGCAGGGAGGCGGTGGCTCCAGCAGCAGCCGCCGTCGCCGCCGTCGCCGTCGCCGGGCCGGTGACGGCGCCGGGGAGGGCGAGCCGTCCGCCGACGACCCCGAGCGCACCGTGGTCAAGGTGCGCGAGCCCCGCAAGGCGGCCGAGCCGTCCGACGAGGTGCAGTCCATCAAGGGCTCGACCCGTCTGGAGGCCAAGAAGCAGCGCCGCCGCGAGGGCCGCGAGCAGGGCCGCCGCCGGGTGCCGATCATCACCGAGGCCGAGTTCCTGGCCCGCCGTGAGGCCGTCGAGCGCGTGATGGCCGTCCGGCAGCACGGCGACCGTACGCAGATCGGCGTCCTGGAGGACGGCGTGCTCGTCGAGCACTACGTCAACAAGGAGCAGTCGACGTCGTACGTCGGCAACGTCTACCTGGGCAAGGTGCAGAACGTGCTGCCCTCGATGGAGGCCGCCTTCATCGACATCGGCAAGGGCCGCAACGCCGTTCTGTACGCGGGCGAGGTCAACTTCGAGGCGCTCGGGATGGCCAACGGCCCCCGCCGTATCGAGTCCGCGCTGAAGTCCGGGCAGTCCGTCCTCGTGCAGGTCACCAAGGACCCCATCGGGCACAAGGGCGCCCGCCTGACCAGCCAGGTCTCCCTCCCGGGCCGCTACCTCGTGTACGTGCCCGAGGGCTCGATGACCGGCATCAGCCGCAAGCTGCCCGACACCGAGCGGGCCCGGCTGAAGACGATCCTCAAGAAGATCGTCCCCGAGGACGCGGGCGTCATCGTGCGCACCGCCGCCGAGGGCGCGAGCGAGGACGAGCTGCGCCGCGACGTCGAGCGGCTCCAGGCGCAGTGGGAGGACATCAAGAAGAAGGCCAAGGGCGGCAGCTCAAGCGCACCGTCTCTGCTGTACGGCGAGCCGGACATGACCGTCCGGGTCGTGCGCGACATCTTCAACGAGGACTTCTCCAAGGTCATCGTCAGCGGTGACGAGGCGTGGGAGACGATCCACGGCTACGTCTCGCACGTCGCCCCGGACCTCGCGCCGCGTCTGCAGCGCTGGACCAGCGAGGTCGACGTCTTCGCCACGTACCGGATCGACGAGCAGCTCGCCAAGGCGCTGGACCGCAAGGTCTGGCTGCCCAGCGGCGGTTCGCTGGTGATCGACCGGACCGAGGCGATGGTCGTCATCGACGTCAACACCGGCAAGTTCACCGGCCAGGGCGGCAACCTGGAGGAGACGGTCACCAGGAACAACCTGGAGGCGGCCGAGGAGATCGTGCGCCAGCTGCGGTTGCGCGACCTCGGCGGCATCATCGTGATCGACTTCATCGACATGGTCCTGGAGTCCAACCGCGACCTGGTGCTGCGCCGCCTGCTGGAGTGCCTGGGCCGCGACCGTACGAAGCACCAGGTGGCCGAGGTGACCTCGCTGGGCCTGGTGCAGATGACTCGCAAGCGGGTGGGCCAGGGCCTCCTCGAGTCCTTCTCCGAGACCTGCGTGCACTGCAACGGCCGCGGTGTCATCGTCCACCTGGAGCAGGCGAGCGTCGCCGGTGGCGGCGGCGGGAGCAAGCGCCGCAAGCGCGCCCGCGCCGGTGCCGAGCAGCCGCACGAGCACGAGGTCGTGGCCGTCGAGGCGGTCGCCCCGACCGCCGAGGAGGAGGCGGAGGCCGAGGCGGAGGCCGCCGGGCCCATCGCGCTGCCCGCGCTGGAGATGGCCCCGGACGAGGAGCTGTACAGCAGCGTCGCCGAGGCGGAGGCCGCGGCGAGCCGTGGCCGTACGCGGCGCCGCGCGAGCCGGCGGGTGTCCGCGCCCGCGGGCGCGCCGAAGGCCCACGCCGACGGTGGCGCTCCGGTTCCCACGGCGCAGGACGTCACGGCGGCCGAGGAGGCCGCGCGCCCGGTGGTCCCGGAGCCGGCCGAACAGGCTCAGGCCGAGCCCGTGGCCGTGGAGGATCCGACGGTCCCGGCCGCGGCCGAGGAGGCCGCCCCCAAGGGCCGTACGCGTCGTCGCGCGACCCGCAAGGTGTCGGCGCCGGCCGGGTCCCCGGCGGGTGCCGAGGCGTCCGTGGTGACGGTGGCGGAGGCCGCGCCGGCGGTGTCCGCCGAGTCGCGGGACACCGACGCGCCCGAGGTTCCGGCGGAGCAGCCGGAGGCTCCGGCAGAGTCCGCCGCCCCGGCCCGTCCGCGCCGCCGTGCCGTGCGCAAGGCCACCGCGCCGACCGCGCCCGAGGACACGGCCGTCGTGGTCGTCCCGTCGGGCACGGCGGAGGAGGCCGCCACCGAGTCCGGTGCGCCGGCCGAGTCCGCCGAACAGGCCGCCGCCGACTCCGAGTCGGCCGAGACCGCCGCCGAGGAGACCGTCCCGGCCAAGAAGACGGCCCGCAAGGTCGCCAAGAAGGCCACGGCGAAGAAGGCCGCCACGACGAAGGCGGTGGCCAAGAAGACGACGGCCAAGAAGACCGCCGCGAAGAAGGCCACGGCCAAGAAGGCGGCGAAGACCGTCAAGTCGGCCACGGCCGCGAAGAAGTCCGCGTCGAAGAAGACCGCGGCGGCGGAGCAGTCGTCGTCGCCGTCCGTCTCGGCCTCGACGGAGGACTGA
- a CDS encoding TIGR03936 family radical SAM-associated protein → MQRIRLRYTKRGRLRFTSHRDFQRAFERALRRAEVPMAYSAGFTPHPKVSYANAAPTGTGSEAEYLEIALTAHCDPERLRELLDESLPAGLDVVEAVEARTSGLADRLTASVWELRLDGVDPAEAENAVAAFNGAETVEVQRLAKNGMRTFDTRSAVVDLESMETHGSAADGPTGQPCAILRLVVRHVTPAVRPDDVLSGLRAVADLAPPVPAAVTRLAQGLLDEETGTVTDPLAPDREADLAAPADSVGAAVPAAAKAPA, encoded by the coding sequence GTGCAGCGCATCCGACTGCGCTACACCAAGCGAGGCCGCCTCCGGTTCACCAGCCACCGTGACTTCCAGCGCGCCTTCGAGCGTGCGCTGCGCCGTGCCGAGGTGCCGATGGCGTACTCGGCGGGGTTCACGCCGCACCCGAAGGTCTCCTATGCCAATGCCGCACCCACCGGCACGGGCAGTGAGGCGGAGTACCTGGAGATCGCGCTCACCGCGCACTGCGACCCGGAGCGTCTGCGTGAGCTTCTCGACGAGTCGTTGCCCGCCGGGCTGGACGTCGTCGAGGCGGTCGAGGCCCGTACGTCGGGGCTCGCCGACCGGCTGACCGCTTCCGTGTGGGAGCTGCGGCTGGACGGCGTGGACCCGGCAGAGGCCGAGAACGCGGTCGCGGCCTTCAACGGGGCCGAGACCGTGGAAGTGCAGCGCCTGGCCAAGAACGGCATGCGCACCTTCGACACCCGGTCCGCCGTGGTGGACCTGGAGAGTATGGAAACGCACGGTTCGGCGGCTGATGGGCCGACCGGCCAGCCTTGTGCGATACTGCGGCTGGTTGTTCGGCACGTGACGCCTGCCGTACGACCCGACGACGTCCTGTCCGGTCTCCGCGCCGTGGCCGACCTGGCGCCGCCGGTCCCCGCTGCGGTGACCAGGCTGGCGCAGGGGCTGCTCGATGAAGAGACCGGCACGGTGACCGACCCGCTCGCGCCGGACCGCGAGGCAGACCTGGCCGCCCCGGCCGATTCAGTGGGGGCCGCCGTTCCTGCCGCCGCGAAGGCGCCCGCGTAG
- a CDS encoding SDR family oxidoreductase, with amino-acid sequence MEIEGSIALVTGANRGIGHAFARALIERGAAKVYAGVRDPASVDDEQLSALRLDVTKPEDVAAAAETAGDVSIVVNNAGVGGFGTKLLTGSLDGAREAMEINYFGTWAVSRAFAPVLARNGGGALVNMLSAASWISRPEYPGYAASKAAEWSLTGALREGLREQGTLVIGVHAGFVETDLSSFTDAPKISAADVAEQTMDALANDRVEVLADERTRQIKHALAQPLDQ; translated from the coding sequence ATGGAGATCGAAGGGTCGATTGCCCTGGTGACGGGGGCCAATCGTGGCATCGGGCACGCATTCGCTCGCGCGCTGATCGAGCGGGGAGCCGCCAAGGTCTACGCCGGTGTCCGCGATCCGGCGAGCGTCGATGACGAGCAGCTCTCCGCGTTGCGTCTGGACGTCACCAAGCCGGAGGACGTCGCCGCGGCGGCCGAGACCGCCGGTGACGTCAGCATCGTCGTCAACAACGCGGGCGTCGGAGGTTTCGGGACCAAGCTGCTGACGGGCTCCCTCGACGGTGCGCGCGAGGCGATGGAGATCAACTACTTCGGCACCTGGGCCGTTTCCCGTGCCTTTGCCCCGGTCCTGGCGCGCAATGGCGGCGGCGCACTGGTGAACATGCTGTCGGCTGCCTCCTGGATCTCCCGGCCGGAGTATCCCGGATACGCGGCCTCCAAGGCGGCCGAGTGGTCGTTGACGGGGGCGTTGCGGGAAGGCCTGCGCGAGCAGGGAACGCTGGTGATCGGCGTCCACGCCGGCTTCGTGGAGACGGACCTCAGCTCCTTCACCGACGCACCGAAGATCAGCGCGGCGGACGTGGCGGAGCAGACCATGGACGCCCTGGCGAACGACCGGGTCGAGGTCCTCGCCGACGAGCGGACCAGGCAGATCAAGCACGCCCTGGCGCAACCGCTGGATCAGTGA
- a CDS encoding ArsI/CadI family heavy metal resistance metalloenzyme: protein MSRAQLALRVSDLEASITFYSKLFGTEPAKRREGYANFALTEPPLKLVLIEGEPGKETRLDHLGVEVESTDQVDAATTRLKDAGLATFEENDTSCCYALQDKVWVHGPGKEPWEIYVVKADADTLGKSVDPNATGDGCCTTRTTEPASASTGCNCV, encoded by the coding sequence ATGTCCCGTGCTCAGCTCGCCCTCCGTGTCAGCGACCTGGAGGCGTCGATCACCTTCTACTCGAAGCTGTTCGGCACCGAACCGGCCAAGCGACGCGAGGGCTATGCCAACTTCGCCCTCACCGAGCCCCCGCTCAAGCTCGTCCTGATCGAGGGCGAGCCCGGCAAGGAAACCCGCCTCGACCACCTCGGCGTCGAGGTCGAGTCCACCGACCAGGTCGACGCCGCCACCACCCGACTCAAGGACGCCGGACTGGCCACCTTCGAGGAGAACGACACTTCCTGCTGCTACGCCCTCCAGGACAAGGTCTGGGTGCACGGTCCCGGTAAGGAGCCCTGGGAGATCTACGTCGTCAAGGCCGACGCCGACACCCTCGGCAAGAGCGTCGACCCCAACGCGACCGGCGACGGCTGCTGCACCACCCGGACCACCGAACCGGCCTCCGCGTCCACAGGTTGCAACTGCGTTTAG
- a CDS encoding ArsR/SmtB family transcription factor encodes MSKQELVVLGQGDENGACCPGLVTAPLNEDQAAELAKLFKALGDPVRLRLLSMIASRTGGEVCVCDLTPAFDLSQPTISHHLKLLRQAGLIDCERRGTWVYYWALPATLERLAAFLKTSQTAESTA; translated from the coding sequence ATGTCGAAACAGGAGCTTGTGGTGCTCGGACAGGGCGACGAGAACGGCGCGTGCTGCCCCGGGCTGGTGACCGCTCCCCTGAACGAGGACCAGGCGGCGGAGCTGGCGAAGCTGTTCAAGGCGCTGGGCGACCCGGTACGCCTGCGCCTGCTGTCGATGATCGCCTCACGGACGGGCGGTGAGGTCTGCGTCTGTGACCTGACCCCGGCATTCGATCTGTCCCAGCCGACGATCTCGCATCACCTCAAGCTGCTGCGGCAGGCCGGTCTGATCGACTGCGAGCGGCGCGGCACGTGGGTCTACTACTGGGCGCTGCCCGCCACCCTCGAGCGGCTCGCCGCCTTCCTGAAGACGTCGCAGACGGCCGAGTCGACCGCGTGA
- a CDS encoding MIP/aquaporin family protein: MSTPLSRRAAAEAVGSAALVAVVVGSGIQATELTRDVGVQLLANSLVTVFGLGVLIALLEPVSGAHFNPVVTLAAWLTGRRSEDALTTRDVAAYIPAQIMGAIAGAIVADAMFGKPLVQWSTQDRSTGHLWLGEVVATAGLVLLIFGLARSDRAHFGPVAVASYIGAAYWFTSSTSFANPAVTIGRAFTDTFAGIAPGSLGPFIVAQLVGAALGLVLVLAIFGRPAPAQTAAIPLRDEPELAAP, from the coding sequence GTGAGCACCCCACTGAGCCGCCGGGCCGCCGCCGAAGCTGTGGGGTCGGCTGCCCTGGTCGCGGTGGTCGTCGGCTCCGGCATCCAGGCCACCGAGCTGACCAGGGATGTCGGCGTGCAACTGCTGGCCAACTCGCTGGTCACGGTCTTCGGCCTGGGCGTGCTCATCGCGCTCCTGGAGCCGGTCTCCGGTGCACACTTCAACCCCGTCGTCACCCTTGCCGCCTGGCTCACCGGCCGCCGCAGCGAGGATGCACTGACCACGCGGGACGTCGCCGCCTACATCCCGGCCCAGATCATGGGAGCCATCGCCGGTGCCATCGTGGCCGACGCCATGTTCGGCAAACCGCTCGTCCAGTGGTCCACCCAAGACCGCTCCACCGGTCACCTGTGGCTGGGCGAGGTGGTCGCGACCGCCGGACTCGTCCTGCTGATCTTCGGCTTGGCCCGCTCCGACCGCGCCCACTTCGGCCCGGTGGCCGTGGCGTCGTACATCGGAGCGGCGTACTGGTTCACGTCCTCCACCTCGTTCGCGAACCCGGCGGTCACCATCGGCCGGGCCTTCACCGACACCTTCGCCGGCATTGCCCCCGGCTCGCTCGGCCCGTTCATCGTGGCCCAACTGGTGGGTGCCGCGCTGGGGCTGGTGCTGGTGCTTGCGATCTTCGGACGCCCAGCACCCGCACAGACCGCAGCCATTCCTCTCCGAGACGAACCCGAACTCGCCGCTCCCTAG
- a CDS encoding arsenate reductase ArsC, whose amino-acid sequence MNTSAERPSVLFVCVHNAGRSQMAAAFLTHLAGDRVQVRSAGSAPADTVNPAVVEAMSEAGIDISAEVPKVLTAEAVQASDVVITMGCGDTCPVFPGKRYLDWELPDPAGQGVDAVRPIRDEIQKRIRGLIDEIAPAEQA is encoded by the coding sequence ATGAACACCTCCGCTGAACGTCCCTCCGTGCTGTTCGTCTGCGTCCACAACGCCGGGCGCTCCCAAATGGCCGCAGCGTTCCTCACCCACCTCGCGGGCGACCGCGTACAGGTCCGCTCCGCCGGGTCCGCGCCCGCCGACACAGTCAACCCGGCCGTCGTCGAAGCGATGTCGGAGGCAGGCATCGACATCTCCGCCGAGGTGCCCAAGGTGCTCACGGCCGAAGCCGTCCAGGCCTCCGATGTGGTCATCACCATGGGCTGCGGCGACACCTGCCCCGTCTTCCCCGGCAAGCGCTACCTCGACTGGGAGCTCCCCGACCCGGCCGGACAGGGCGTCGACGCCGTCCGCCCCATCCGCGACGAGATCCAGAAGCGCATCCGCGGCCTGATCGACGAGATCGCCCCGGCGGAGCAAGCGTGA
- a CDS encoding GNAT family N-acetyltransferase, with the protein MDPEHADEVLRIYRLGIDEGNATFETAAPTWERFNATKLSDHRRIAVDQGGKVLGWVAAVPVSDRCVYAGVVEHSVYVHPDARSRGVGTALLNALIASTEAAGIWTIQSGIFPENTSSLALHQRAGFRIIGTRERIGRHHGVWRDVVLIERRSLAVV; encoded by the coding sequence ATGGACCCCGAGCACGCCGACGAGGTCCTGAGGATCTACCGACTCGGCATCGACGAGGGCAACGCCACCTTCGAGACCGCCGCACCCACCTGGGAACGATTCAACGCCACCAAGCTGTCCGACCACCGGCGCATCGCCGTGGACCAGGGCGGCAAGGTGCTGGGCTGGGTCGCGGCGGTGCCGGTGTCCGACCGGTGCGTCTATGCCGGCGTGGTCGAACACTCGGTGTACGTCCACCCCGACGCCCGCAGCCGAGGAGTCGGCACGGCGTTGCTGAACGCGTTGATCGCCTCGACCGAGGCAGCGGGCATCTGGACCATCCAGTCAGGCATCTTCCCCGAGAACACCAGCAGCCTCGCCCTGCACCAGAGGGCGGGCTTCCGCATCATCGGCACGCGCGAACGCATCGGCCGGCATCACGGCGTATGGCGCGACGTCGTACTCATCGAACGCCGCAGCCTTGCGGTCGTATAG